A part of Aegilops tauschii subsp. strangulata cultivar AL8/78 chromosome 2, Aet v6.0, whole genome shotgun sequence genomic DNA contains:
- the LOC109786150 gene encoding protein NOI4-like, producing the protein MAMANNPTKSGHYAQNKGRSLPKFGEWDVKNPATADGFTVIFQRARDDKKTTAGPGRPGIPPALRNADGRYGTIKTGNGYQYARVATPKRSKKKSWFSCTSCRF; encoded by the exons ATGGCCATGGCGAACAACCCCACG AAATCCGGACACTACGCGCAGAACAAGGGCCGGTCGCTGCCCAAGTTCGGGGAGTGGGACGTGAAGAACCCGGCCACGGCCGACGGCTTCACCGTCATATTCCAGAGAGCCCGCGACGACAAGAAGACGACCGCTGGCCCCGGGAGGCCGGGCATCCCGCCGGCCTTGAGGAACGCCGACGGCCGCTACGGCACCATCAAAACCGGCAACGGCTACCAGTACGCCAGGGTGGCGACACCCAAACGGTCCAAG AAGAAGAGCTGGTTCTCCTGCACCAGCTGCCGATTCTGA